In Pectinophora gossypiella chromosome 1, ilPecGoss1.1, whole genome shotgun sequence, one genomic interval encodes:
- the LOC126368668 gene encoding uncharacterized protein LOC126368668 isoform X1, with product MSRHTCLAAAALLAVLCVVDAQRRLALPDPRSCANRVRHSTYRDARGVLHSYFFSWEHAPTRNLEVDWLDARNICRRHCMDAVSLETPQENEFIKQRIARGNVRYIWTSGRKCNFAGCDRPDLQPPNVNGWFWSGSGAKIGPTTQRNTGDWSYTGGYGQPQPDNREAAQGNDESCLSILNNFYNDGIKWHDVACHHVKPFVCEDSDELLNFVRSRNPGLRL from the exons ATGAGCCGGCATACCTGCCTGGCAGCTGCGGCCTTGCTCGCCGTGCTGTGCGTGGTAGACGCCCAGCGCCGTCTCGCCCTTCCCGACCCCAGGAGTTGCGCTAACA GAGTCCGTCATTCGACGTACCGCGACGCCCGAGGAGTTCTTCACTCGTACTTCTTCAGTTGGGAGCATGCGCCTACTCGTAACCTGGAGGTGGATTGGCTTGACGCGAGGAACATCTGCCGACGACACTGTATGGACGCCGTTTCCTTGGAGACGCCTCAG GAAAACGAGTTCATAAAGCAGAGGATAGCTCGCGGAAACGTGCGCTACATCTGGACGTCGGGCCGCAAGTGCAACTTCGCGGGCTGCGACCGTCCGGACCTGCAGCCGCCGAACGTCAACGGCTGGTTCTGGTCAGGCTCCGGCGCCAAGATCGGACCCACCACGCAGCGCAACACCGGCGACTGGTCCTACACCGGCGGCTACGGACAACCCCAGCCTGACAACCGTGAAGCCGCTCAG GGCAACGACGAGTCGTGCCTGTCCATCCTGAACAACTTCTACAACGACGGCATCAAGTGGCACGACGTGGCGTGTCACCACGTGAAGCCGTTCGTGTGCGAGGACAGCGACGAGCTGCTCAACTTCGTGCGCTCGCGCAACCCCGGCCTGCGCCTATGA
- the LOC126368668 gene encoding uncharacterized protein LOC126368668 isoform X2: MNGGGLIREEAWACASPSVAVALHTRARAHRITRNSRTQALTIVFSVQMSRHTCLAAAALLAVLCVVDAQRRLALPDPRSCANRVRHSTYRDARGVLHSYFFSWEHAPTRNLEVDWLDARNICRRHCMDAVSLETPQENEFIKQRIARGNVRYIWTSGRKCNFAGCDRPDLQPPNVNGWFWSGSGAKIGPTTQRNTGDWSYTGGYGQPQPDNREAAQGNDESCLSILNNFYNDGIKWHDVACHHVKPFVCEDSDELLNFVRSRNPGLRL, encoded by the exons ATGAATGGCGGAGGCTTAATTAGAGAGGAGGCCTGGGCCTGTGCCAGTCCCTCCGTCGCCGTCGCGCTCCACACCCGCGCCCGCGCACATCGCATCACGCGCAACTCTCGCACGCAAGC TTTGACTATTGTATTTTCCGTGCAGATGAGCCGGCATACCTGCCTGGCAGCTGCGGCCTTGCTCGCCGTGCTGTGCGTGGTAGACGCCCAGCGCCGTCTCGCCCTTCCCGACCCCAGGAGTTGCGCTAACA GAGTCCGTCATTCGACGTACCGCGACGCCCGAGGAGTTCTTCACTCGTACTTCTTCAGTTGGGAGCATGCGCCTACTCGTAACCTGGAGGTGGATTGGCTTGACGCGAGGAACATCTGCCGACGACACTGTATGGACGCCGTTTCCTTGGAGACGCCTCAG GAAAACGAGTTCATAAAGCAGAGGATAGCTCGCGGAAACGTGCGCTACATCTGGACGTCGGGCCGCAAGTGCAACTTCGCGGGCTGCGACCGTCCGGACCTGCAGCCGCCGAACGTCAACGGCTGGTTCTGGTCAGGCTCCGGCGCCAAGATCGGACCCACCACGCAGCGCAACACCGGCGACTGGTCCTACACCGGCGGCTACGGACAACCCCAGCCTGACAACCGTGAAGCCGCTCAG GGCAACGACGAGTCGTGCCTGTCCATCCTGAACAACTTCTACAACGACGGCATCAAGTGGCACGACGTGGCGTGTCACCACGTGAAGCCGTTCGTGTGCGAGGACAGCGACGAGCTGCTCAACTTCGTGCGCTCGCGCAACCCCGGCCTGCGCCTATGA